Proteins encoded together in one Candidatus Binataceae bacterium window:
- the ctaD gene encoding cytochrome c oxidase subunit I — protein MKDIALPEALAGEPFAAEAREGWLAWVASVDHKQVGIMYLIGALFFFVVGGVLALLMRVQLAIPDNRFVSPETYNQLFTMHGTTMVFLVVVPLLVGFATYMLPLMIGARDMAFPRLNALSFWVQIMGGIMLYFSFATGGVGGGAPAVGWFAYAPLSENAFAFGPGVDYWALGLLGIGVGTLTAAINLIATTLCLRAPGMSIRRLPLFVWMILVTGFLIVVVMPILNAGLVMLLIDRLLGAHFFRPGAGGSAVLWQHVFWAFGHPEVYIMILPAFGIISEVIPVFSGKPIYGYEFVAASTLAIAFLSLAVWAHHMFAVGLGHAFDLFFGLCSMAIAVPTGVKIFNWTATMYQGRVRFTTAMLFAIGFLLMFTIGGLSGVSFAIVPIDWQLTDSYFVVAHLHYVLFGGSIFALFAGIYYWFPKISGRMLDERWGQAHFWLTLIGFNLTFMIQHVLGMLGMPRRVFTYPALPGWETMNLISTVGAFVLALSVLIFIVNVAISLRRGAVAGDNPWGAWTLEWATSSPPPAENFLRGVPPVSGRRPLWDLAHPDRADELVMKMAG, from the coding sequence ATGAAAGATATCGCGCTTCCCGAGGCGCTGGCCGGCGAGCCGTTCGCTGCCGAGGCGCGCGAAGGATGGCTCGCCTGGGTCGCCTCGGTGGACCACAAACAGGTCGGGATCATGTACCTGATCGGTGCGCTTTTCTTTTTCGTCGTCGGCGGTGTGCTCGCGCTGCTGATGCGGGTCCAGCTGGCGATACCCGATAATCGCTTCGTCAGCCCCGAAACGTACAACCAGCTTTTCACGATGCACGGCACCACAATGGTGTTCCTGGTTGTGGTGCCGTTGCTCGTCGGATTCGCCACCTACATGCTGCCGCTGATGATCGGCGCGCGCGACATGGCTTTCCCGCGGCTCAACGCGCTCAGTTTCTGGGTCCAGATCATGGGCGGCATCATGCTCTATTTCAGCTTCGCCACCGGCGGCGTCGGCGGCGGCGCGCCGGCGGTCGGATGGTTCGCGTACGCGCCGCTGAGTGAAAATGCCTTCGCCTTCGGCCCCGGCGTTGACTACTGGGCGCTCGGCCTGCTCGGGATCGGCGTCGGCACGCTGACCGCCGCGATAAATCTTATCGCGACCACGCTGTGCCTGCGCGCGCCGGGGATGAGCATCCGACGGCTGCCGCTGTTCGTCTGGATGATACTGGTGACTGGATTCCTGATCGTCGTCGTGATGCCGATCCTCAACGCGGGGCTGGTGATGCTGCTTATCGACCGTCTGCTCGGCGCGCATTTTTTCCGCCCCGGGGCCGGCGGCTCGGCGGTGCTCTGGCAGCACGTCTTCTGGGCCTTCGGCCATCCCGAAGTTTACATCATGATCCTGCCCGCCTTCGGGATCATCTCGGAGGTCATCCCGGTCTTCTCCGGCAAGCCGATTTACGGGTACGAATTCGTCGCGGCCTCGACCCTGGCGATCGCGTTTCTCAGCCTCGCCGTATGGGCGCACCACATGTTCGCGGTCGGCCTCGGCCATGCTTTCGACCTTTTCTTCGGCCTGTGCAGCATGGCGATCGCGGTGCCCACCGGGGTGAAAATCTTCAATTGGACCGCGACCATGTACCAGGGCCGGGTGCGGTTCACGACCGCAATGCTGTTTGCGATCGGCTTCCTCCTGATGTTCACGATCGGCGGGCTTTCGGGGGTGAGCTTCGCAATCGTGCCGATCGACTGGCAGTTGACCGATAGCTATTTTGTCGTAGCTCATCTGCACTATGTGTTGTTCGGGGGTTCGATCTTCGCGCTCTTCGCCGGAATCTACTACTGGTTCCCGAAAATCAGCGGGCGGATGCTGGACGAGCGCTGGGGCCAGGCGCATTTCTGGCTCACGCTAATCGGCTTCAACCTGACCTTCATGATCCAGCACGTGCTGGGAATGCTCGGGATGCCGCGGCGGGTGTTCACCTATCCGGCGCTCCCCGGATGGGAGACGATGAACCTGATCTCCACCGTCGGCGCCTTCGTGCTCGCCTTGTCGGTGCTGATCTTCATCGTCAACGTCGCGATTTCGCTGCGCAGGGGCGCGGTGGCGGGCGACAATCCCTGGGGCGCGTGGACGCTCGAGTGGGCGACGAGCTCGCCGCCGCCTGCAGAAAACTTCCTGCGCGGTGTGCCACCGGTTAGCGGCCGCCGCCCGCTATGGGACCTCGCCCATCCCGACCGCGCGGACGAGCTGGTGATGAAGATGGCGGGGTAA
- a CDS encoding cytochrome c oxidase assembly protein produces the protein MARIALAWDPDFSVLLGCAALLVGYYLTHRAELSRAPWFVAGVAAMLLALVSPLDPLGDEYLFSAHMLQHLALELAVPPLLLLGISPRFARAVVDYAPLGRVERALGNPLVAWPLGVGMLALWHLPALFDAALGDEYVHIFEHLCFLVSATIFWWPILSPLPECRVAPLWAQLYLLGGAMANSLLGIWLTFAPAGLYAPYLHPADTLDVERLLRAGLGLTPALDQQIGGLLMWVGGGFVFLAVMVAEFLPWFAATAGESAPDARGLGAKLG, from the coding sequence ATGGCGCGTATCGCGCTCGCCTGGGATCCCGATTTTTCCGTGCTGCTTGGCTGCGCGGCGCTGCTCGTCGGCTATTACCTGACGCATCGCGCCGAGCTGTCGCGCGCGCCCTGGTTCGTCGCCGGCGTCGCAGCCATGCTGCTTGCGCTCGTCTCGCCGCTCGACCCGCTCGGCGACGAGTACCTGTTCAGCGCGCACATGCTCCAGCATCTCGCGCTCGAGCTGGCGGTGCCGCCCTTGCTGTTGCTCGGAATCAGCCCCCGCTTCGCGCGCGCCGTCGTCGATTATGCGCCGCTCGGACGCGTTGAACGCGCGCTGGGCAATCCGCTCGTCGCATGGCCGCTCGGGGTCGGGATGCTCGCGCTGTGGCACCTGCCCGCGCTGTTCGACGCCGCGCTCGGCGACGAATATGTCCACATTTTCGAGCACCTGTGTTTCCTCGTCAGCGCCACGATCTTCTGGTGGCCGATCCTGTCGCCGCTTCCCGAGTGCCGAGTGGCGCCGTTGTGGGCGCAGCTTTACCTGCTCGGCGGCGCGATGGCCAACAGCTTGCTCGGCATCTGGTTGACGTTCGCGCCCGCGGGACTTTATGCGCCTTATCTGCATCCCGCCGACACCTTGGATGTCGAGCGGCTGTTGCGTGCGGGATTGGGTTTGACGCCCGCGCTGGACCAGCAAATCGGCGGGCTCCTGATGTGGGTCGGCGGCGGCTTCGTGTTCCTGGCCGTGATGGTGGCCGAGTTTTTGCCCTGGTTCGCCGCGACAGCAGGCGAGAGCGCGCCGGATGCGCGCGGACTCGGAGCGAAGCTCGGCTGA
- a CDS encoding cytochrome b N-terminal domain-containing protein: MKKFFRQVVDAFEERTGLLKFFGDLARHPVPPDAGWWYVFGSAVLVAFMIQVVTGIALATRYIAATGDAYQALQFITYKAVLGHFLRGMHFFGASAMILLVGIHMIQVFLMGCYKYPREINWVTGVCLLFITIAMGFSGQLLRWDQTAVWATVLAAEMLGRTPLIGHYLADFLLGGKTLGGATLSRFFAFHVFFLPALIFGFVGLHLYLVFHDGISAPPVRGQKVDPNTYRVEYAKLLEERGVPFWPDAAWRDVVTAFVVVVAIASLAYFVGPPDLGKPPNPSLLANDPRPDWYMLWYFAVLALLPRGMESAFMILAPLSAFVFLLLVPVLWNKGERHPARRPWAVAIVILVVATIVGFWIEGSISPWSPRFDAEPLPPSLVRSTSPSVVAGAQFFHDKGCEFCHMVQGQGGLRGPDLTDVAHRLSVNDITIRILNGGGNMPSFAGTLTHQELDALLAFLESRPAAAQASASAPAAGAQRTARDP, from the coding sequence ATGAAAAAGTTCTTCCGCCAGGTCGTCGACGCCTTCGAGGAGCGCACCGGCCTGCTCAAATTCTTCGGCGACCTCGCGCGCCATCCGGTGCCGCCGGACGCGGGATGGTGGTACGTGTTCGGCAGCGCGGTGCTGGTCGCTTTCATGATCCAGGTGGTGACCGGGATCGCGCTCGCCACTCGTTATATCGCGGCCACCGGCGACGCTTACCAGGCGCTCCAGTTCATTACCTACAAGGCGGTGCTCGGCCACTTCCTGCGCGGGATGCACTTCTTTGGCGCCTCGGCGATGATCCTGCTCGTCGGGATCCACATGATCCAGGTCTTCCTGATGGGCTGTTACAAGTATCCGCGTGAGATCAACTGGGTAACCGGGGTCTGCCTGCTGTTCATCACGATCGCGATGGGCTTCAGCGGGCAGCTTCTGCGATGGGATCAGACCGCGGTGTGGGCAACGGTGCTGGCGGCCGAGATGCTCGGGCGCACGCCGCTCATCGGCCACTACCTGGCCGACTTCCTGCTCGGCGGCAAGACCCTGGGCGGCGCGACGCTCAGCCGCTTCTTTGCCTTCCACGTCTTCTTCCTGCCCGCGTTGATCTTCGGCTTCGTCGGGCTGCATCTCTATCTCGTCTTCCACGACGGGATTTCCGCCCCGCCGGTCCGCGGGCAGAAAGTCGATCCCAACACCTACCGCGTCGAGTACGCCAAGCTGCTCGAGGAGCGCGGCGTGCCGTTCTGGCCCGACGCCGCATGGCGCGACGTCGTCACCGCGTTCGTCGTGGTGGTGGCGATCGCCTCGCTCGCCTACTTCGTCGGCCCACCCGACCTCGGCAAGCCGCCCAATCCAAGCCTGCTCGCCAACGATCCGCGCCCGGACTGGTACATGCTGTGGTACTTCGCGGTGCTCGCGCTGCTGCCGCGCGGGATGGAGTCGGCGTTCATGATCCTGGCGCCGCTCAGCGCCTTCGTCTTTCTGCTCCTGGTGCCGGTGCTGTGGAACAAGGGCGAGCGCCATCCGGCGCGCCGTCCGTGGGCGGTCGCGATCGTGATCCTGGTGGTGGCGACGATCGTGGGGTTCTGGATCGAGGGTTCGATCTCGCCGTGGTCGCCGCGCTTCGACGCCGAGCCGCTGCCCCCGTCGCTGGTGCGCTCGACGAGCCCGTCGGTCGTCGCCGGCGCCCAGTTCTTCCATGACAAGGGATGCGAGTTCTGTCACATGGTGCAGGGCCAGGGCGGCCTGCGCGGCCCGGATCTGACGGACGTCGCGCACAGACTCAGCGTCAACGACATCACGATTCGCATCCTCAACGGCGGCGGCAACATGCCGTCGTTCGCGGGCACGCTGACCCATCAGGAACTCGACGCGCTGCTCGCGTTCCTGGAGTCGCGCCCGGCCGCAGCGCAGGCGTCCGCAAGCGCTCCGGCCGCCGGCGCCCAACGCACTGCGCGCGATCCATGA
- a CDS encoding cytochrome c oxidase subunit 3 encodes MPEKNKLAVGLFILSEANFFLILIVAYIYFHTLNPSAVRVLDVGRTLAFSICLFASSATIHQAGRAFHLGRGGEVRVWLGLTVLLGAIFLIGQSLEYTGLIAGGVTISASLFGATFFTLTGFHGLHVFAGLCALGALLGTAASGRLDLLKPTGFEAVSLYWHFVDAVWVVIFSIVYLWPLVK; translated from the coding sequence ATGCCGGAGAAGAACAAACTGGCCGTAGGGCTCTTCATCCTCTCGGAGGCAAACTTCTTTCTCATCCTGATCGTCGCCTACATCTACTTCCACACGCTGAACCCGAGTGCGGTCCGGGTGCTCGACGTCGGACGCACTCTCGCCTTCAGTATCTGCCTGTTCGCGAGCAGCGCGACCATCCATCAGGCCGGACGTGCCTTCCACCTTGGCCGGGGCGGCGAAGTGCGCGTATGGCTCGGGCTGACCGTGCTGCTCGGCGCGATCTTTCTCATCGGCCAGTCGCTGGAGTACACGGGGCTGATCGCCGGCGGCGTGACGATCAGCGCGAGCCTGTTCGGCGCGACCTTCTTCACCCTCACGGGGTTTCACGGCTTGCACGTGTTTGCCGGGCTGTGCGCGCTCGGCGCGCTGCTCGGGACGGCGGCAAGCGGGCGGCTGGATTTGCTCAAGCCCACGGGCTTCGAGGCCGTCAGCCTTTACTGGCATTTCGTCGATGCGGTGTGGGTGGTGATTTTCTCCATCGTTTATCTCTGGCCGCTGGTGAAGTGA
- a CDS encoding site-specific integrase — protein sequence MEPKERKSMRGMGRIFRRGPIYWIAYYHRGKEFRESSHSDSEKEARQLLKKRIGEAATGRFAGSREDRITFEDLAAGLLSDYQINRRRSLSAARLSISHLRRFFGVHHAVDITTNRVRAYAAMRQGEGAANASINRGLAALKRMFSLAVQDGRLSAMPFIPTLEEDNVRQGFVDHAAFEALRRNLPEYLKDPVTFLYLSGWRLGEMKARLSGAMWISPAKSSICGPEISKNKDGRLLPLSGELLEIMERAHAKRRLDCPYVFHRDGEPIGDFRKAWSNACKASGLGRTLVHDLRRTAPSRFRQRTGVRSLGSRRRRRVAQRRAALPTAAEACKDRTLRVRAR from the coding sequence TTGGAACCGAAGGAACGGAAATCGATGAGAGGAATGGGCCGCATTTTCAGGCGCGGCCCGATCTACTGGATTGCGTACTACCATCGTGGCAAGGAATTCCGCGAAAGCTCGCACTCGGATAGCGAAAAAGAAGCACGCCAGTTGCTCAAGAAGCGAATTGGTGAGGCCGCAACCGGTCGCTTCGCTGGAAGCCGCGAAGACAGGATCACGTTCGAAGACCTCGCAGCCGGACTTCTTAGCGATTACCAGATCAACCGGCGACGTTCGCTCTCTGCTGCTCGCCTTTCGATCAGTCATCTACGGAGATTCTTCGGCGTCCACCACGCCGTGGACATCACTACCAATCGCGTCAGGGCCTACGCCGCGATGCGCCAGGGCGAGGGGGCAGCAAATGCGAGCATCAACCGGGGGCTTGCGGCGCTCAAGCGAATGTTCAGCCTGGCCGTTCAAGACGGCCGATTGAGCGCGATGCCCTTCATCCCCACGCTCGAAGAAGACAACGTCCGCCAAGGATTTGTCGATCACGCCGCCTTCGAGGCTTTGCGCCGAAACCTGCCGGAATATCTGAAGGATCCGGTGACCTTCCTCTACCTGTCGGGCTGGCGGCTAGGCGAAATGAAAGCGCGCTTGAGTGGCGCGATGTGGATCTCGCCGGCAAAGTCGTCCATCTGCGGCCCCGAGATCAGCAAGAACAAAGACGGGCGGCTCTTACCGCTTTCAGGCGAATTGCTCGAAATCATGGAACGCGCGCACGCAAAGCGCCGCCTCGACTGCCCGTACGTTTTCCATCGCGATGGCGAGCCGATCGGCGACTTCCGCAAGGCCTGGTCGAATGCCTGTAAGGCATCTGGGTTGGGGCGGACTTTGGTTCACGACCTTCGCCGAACTGCGCCTTCTCGCTTCAGGCAGAGGACCGGAGTCAGGTCGCTCGGCTCACGCCGGCGGCGTCGAGTTGCGCAGCGCCGGGCCGCTCTTCCAACCGCCGCCGAAGCCTGTAAAGATCGAACTCTCCGCGTTCGCGCGCGGTGA
- a CDS encoding alpha/beta hydrolase — MLEASEQLEHLKLAAEVAGLEVPRFILPESHDLVIHRMRFHYLDWGSKGRRPIVFLHGGGLNAHTWDLVCLALRDEYHCVALDQRGHGDSEWSPVGDYSLPAQVRDIEGFIEKLALERPLVVGHSMGGFAAMAYTARYARRMAGLVLVDVAPELNPSGAARIRNFLAQDRELDSVDAFVERAMAFNPLRNPALLRRSLLHNLRQLPSGKWTWKHDPNRVRPTPESMRARQEEIMREVHHMSCPTLILRGAHSDVLTDEGAERFARALPDGRWMRVEGAAHTIQGDNPRGLVEVMRPFMREIGF; from the coding sequence ATGCTGGAGGCTTCAGAACAACTCGAGCACCTCAAGCTGGCCGCCGAGGTCGCAGGGCTCGAAGTGCCGCGTTTCATCCTTCCCGAAAGCCACGACCTGGTTATCCATCGGATGCGCTTTCATTACCTCGATTGGGGCAGCAAAGGGCGCCGTCCGATCGTCTTTCTGCATGGCGGCGGGCTTAACGCGCACACCTGGGACCTGGTGTGTCTGGCGCTGCGCGACGAATATCACTGCGTCGCGCTCGACCAGCGCGGGCACGGCGACAGCGAATGGTCGCCGGTGGGCGACTACAGCCTGCCCGCGCAGGTCCGTGACATCGAGGGCTTCATCGAAAAGCTCGCGCTCGAGCGCCCGCTGGTCGTCGGCCATTCGATGGGCGGGTTCGCGGCGATGGCGTATACGGCCAGGTACGCGCGCCGGATGGCGGGGCTGGTGCTGGTCGACGTCGCCCCGGAGCTCAATCCCAGCGGCGCCGCGCGCATCCGCAACTTCCTCGCCCAGGACCGCGAACTGGACTCGGTGGACGCCTTCGTCGAACGCGCCATGGCGTTCAATCCGCTGCGCAATCCGGCGCTGCTGCGGCGCAGCCTGCTGCACAACCTGCGCCAGTTGCCGAGCGGCAAGTGGACCTGGAAGCACGATCCCAACCGCGTGCGGCCGACGCCGGAGTCGATGCGCGCGCGCCAGGAGGAGATCATGCGCGAGGTCCATCACATGAGCTGCCCGACGCTGATCCTGCGCGGCGCGCACAGCGACGTTCTGACCGATGAGGGCGCCGAACGCTTCGCGCGCGCGCTGCCCGACGGGCGGTGGATGCGGGTCGAGGGCGCGGCGCACACGATCCAGGGCGACAACCCGCGCGGGCTGGTTGAGGTGATGCGCCCGTTCATGCGCGAGATTGGCTTCTGA
- the coxB gene encoding cytochrome c oxidase subunit II — MPGPYSANASTLAPASPQAAAIAHLFVGTLIFLGAILALVSFLVIYAVVRYRDRPGAPEARQVFGSRRLEILWTVLPLVSLAVLAGFMAWTMHVSDPPTGTAKPDIRIIAHQWWWEIVYPRSGVTTANELHIPAGKAELVEFRSADVIHDFWVPELARKIDIVPGHPNRMWLQADRAATYLGVCAEFCGNEHAWMRFLVIAEPPAQFADWLKEQQAGAPPPSTAEAKRGLDLFRDRTCANCHLQSMGPDLSHLATRRTLAAGAIVNTPDNLAAWLRDPDAFKPGSNMPNLKLSDDEVRALVAYLETQK, encoded by the coding sequence ATGCCCGGACCCTACAGCGCCAACGCCTCGACCCTTGCTCCAGCCTCGCCGCAAGCCGCCGCGATCGCGCATCTGTTCGTCGGCACGTTGATCTTCCTCGGCGCGATTCTCGCGCTGGTCTCATTCCTCGTCATCTATGCCGTCGTCCGCTACCGCGATCGGCCTGGCGCTCCCGAAGCGCGCCAGGTCTTCGGTTCTCGCCGGCTCGAAATTCTGTGGACCGTCCTCCCGCTGGTGTCGCTGGCAGTGCTGGCCGGTTTCATGGCCTGGACGATGCACGTGAGCGATCCGCCGACCGGCACGGCCAAGCCCGACATCAGGATCATCGCGCATCAGTGGTGGTGGGAAATCGTATATCCCAGGTCGGGCGTGACCACCGCGAACGAACTGCATATTCCGGCCGGCAAGGCCGAGCTGGTGGAGTTCCGCTCGGCGGACGTTATCCATGATTTCTGGGTGCCCGAACTCGCGCGCAAAATCGATATCGTACCCGGCCATCCCAACCGCATGTGGCTTCAGGCCGACCGCGCCGCAACCTATCTCGGCGTGTGCGCCGAGTTCTGCGGCAACGAGCATGCCTGGATGCGTTTCCTGGTGATTGCGGAGCCGCCCGCGCAATTCGCCGACTGGCTAAAGGAGCAGCAGGCCGGCGCGCCGCCGCCGTCGACCGCCGAAGCCAAACGCGGGCTGGACCTCTTTCGGGATCGCACCTGCGCCAACTGCCATCTGCAAAGCATGGGCCCCGATCTCAGCCACCTGGCGACCCGCCGCACGCTGGCCGCCGGCGCGATCGTCAACACGCCGGACAATCTAGCCGCCTGGCTGCGCGATCCCGATGCCTTCAAGCCCGGCAGCAACATGCCCAATCTCAAGCTGAGCGACGACGAAGTGCGGGCGCTGGTCGCTTACCTGGAGACGCAGAAATGA
- a CDS encoding CoA transferase, whose product MGQDGMRGVLDGYRVLDFTQYVAGPTVTLMMAEMGAEVIKVELAPNGDFTRIAPVLRDGRSGYFVQHNRGKKSLCIDAKQAEGLAILKALVGKIDVVVENFAPGVIGRLGLDWPTIHALNPRAILCSVSAFGQTGPISGQPGFDGLGAAYAAVMSMGGEPDGPPYIPHLAIGDVSTGAHAMGAIACALLYREKTGRGQHLDLSLLDTYFHYHEASVQMHSLSGGAFKPTRPGLHSFYLAPVGTFKGRSGYIVIMCPMDHIFGYLCKAMGRPELMQDPRFATNEQRVKNRDALVSLIEQWIASMPSDEAALAAMQEYRVPCAPVLSVEEAVNHPHHRERGTVRKVRDRILGEFDLPGFPLRFSEFPTPLELDAPFLGEHNADVLGRYLGYSAEQVAELERRGLLRSAPR is encoded by the coding sequence ATGGGTCAGGACGGAATGCGCGGCGTGCTCGACGGCTACAGGGTCCTGGACTTCACCCAGTACGTGGCCGGGCCGACGGTGACGCTGATGATGGCCGAGATGGGCGCCGAGGTTATCAAGGTCGAGCTCGCGCCCAACGGCGACTTCACCCGCATCGCGCCGGTGCTGCGCGACGGGCGCAGCGGCTACTTCGTCCAGCACAACCGCGGCAAGAAAAGCCTGTGCATCGACGCCAAGCAGGCCGAGGGGCTCGCGATCCTCAAGGCGCTGGTGGGCAAGATCGACGTCGTGGTCGAAAACTTCGCGCCCGGCGTGATCGGGCGGCTCGGGCTCGACTGGCCGACCATCCACGCGCTCAACCCGCGCGCCATCCTGTGCTCGGTGTCGGCCTTCGGCCAGACCGGTCCCATCTCGGGTCAGCCCGGCTTTGACGGCCTCGGCGCGGCGTACGCCGCGGTGATGTCGATGGGCGGCGAGCCGGACGGCCCGCCCTACATTCCTCATCTCGCGATCGGCGACGTCAGCACCGGCGCGCATGCGATGGGCGCGATCGCGTGCGCCCTGCTCTATCGCGAGAAAACCGGCCGCGGCCAGCACCTCGATCTGTCGCTGCTGGATACCTACTTCCATTACCACGAGGCGAGCGTACAGATGCATTCGCTCAGCGGCGGCGCGTTCAAGCCCACGCGCCCCGGGCTGCATTCGTTCTATCTCGCGCCGGTCGGGACCTTCAAAGGCCGCAGTGGCTATATCGTGATCATGTGCCCGATGGATCATATTTTCGGCTACCTGTGCAAGGCGATGGGCCGGCCGGAGCTGATGCAGGACCCGCGCTTCGCCACCAACGAACAGCGGGTCAAAAACCGCGACGCACTGGTCAGCCTGATCGAGCAATGGATCGCCTCGATGCCGAGCGATGAGGCGGCGCTCGCCGCGATGCAGGAGTACCGGGTGCCGTGCGCGCCGGTGCTGTCGGTCGAAGAGGCGGTCAACCATCCGCACCATCGCGAGCGCGGCACGGTGCGCAAGGTTCGCGACCGCATCCTCGGCGAGTTCGATCTGCCGGGCTTTCCGCTGCGCTTTTCGGAGTTCCCCACGCCGCTGGAACTCGACGCGCCGTTTCTGGGCGAGCACAACGCCGACGTGCTCGGCCGCTACCTCGGCTACAGCGCCGAGCAGGTGGCGGAACTCGAGCGCCGGGGACTTCTGCGCAGCGCGCCGCGCTGA
- a CDS encoding tyrosine-type recombinase/integrase, whose protein sequence is MGQFAAPAEGGAMRARGSGSIYRRGRVWWLKYYDRDGRARRESSRAENAAQAARLLRRRLGEVASGRRVIGADAERLSFEDLARLLSDDWRANERRSLERLSVALRNLARYFGGWRARDIDFGALQAYRAWRAREVSAATIRWELGALRRAFKLAARDGRAECPPFPEKLPGARTRRGFFEVEEWSAVRAHLPAEFQDVGDFAFLTGWRLMEILALRWAQVDLRAGTVRLEPGTTKTGEGRLFPFAEYPQLREVIERRRARREETQRAAEAITPWVFFFHQRGRFHAAGAPLFRGRRPSWAFRYAWKQAAQAAGLADRIPHDFRRTAARNMERAGVPRSVAMALGGWKTESMYRRYAIASEADLREAARLLGGLGTISGTVEASNARKSL, encoded by the coding sequence TTGGGTCAATTCGCGGCGCCGGCAGAGGGCGGCGCGATGAGGGCGCGCGGATCGGGCTCCATCTATCGGCGCGGGCGCGTCTGGTGGCTCAAGTACTACGACCGCGACGGCCGTGCGCGGCGCGAATCTTCGCGCGCGGAGAACGCGGCCCAAGCCGCGCGCCTGTTGCGCCGTCGCCTGGGAGAGGTAGCCAGCGGCCGCCGTGTGATTGGAGCCGATGCCGAGCGCCTGAGTTTCGAAGATTTGGCGCGGCTCTTGAGCGATGATTGGCGCGCCAACGAGAGGCGCTCGCTTGAGCGCCTCTCCGTCGCTCTGCGCAATCTTGCTCGTTATTTTGGCGGCTGGCGCGCCCGTGATATCGACTTCGGCGCGCTGCAGGCGTACCGCGCCTGGCGCGCGCGCGAAGTCTCTGCGGCGACTATCCGTTGGGAGCTTGGTGCGCTACGTCGCGCCTTCAAGCTTGCCGCGCGCGACGGGCGCGCCGAATGCCCGCCCTTTCCGGAGAAGTTGCCCGGCGCTAGGACGCGGCGGGGTTTTTTCGAAGTTGAAGAATGGAGCGCGGTCCGCGCGCATCTGCCAGCCGAGTTTCAGGACGTTGGCGACTTCGCCTTCCTGACCGGCTGGCGTCTGATGGAAATCCTCGCGCTGCGTTGGGCTCAAGTTGATTTGCGGGCGGGCACGGTTCGGCTGGAACCGGGGACTACCAAGACTGGCGAAGGGCGGCTGTTTCCGTTCGCTGAGTACCCTCAGCTTCGCGAAGTCATTGAACGGCGGCGCGCCCGTCGCGAAGAGACTCAACGCGCGGCTGAGGCTATCACGCCCTGGGTGTTCTTCTTCCATCAACGCGGGCGCTTTCACGCGGCCGGGGCTCCGCTGTTCCGCGGTCGTCGCCCGTCTTGGGCTTTCCGGTATGCATGGAAACAGGCGGCACAAGCTGCGGGCTTGGCCGATCGCATACCTCACGACTTCAGGCGGACCGCCGCGCGAAACATGGAACGCGCGGGCGTGCCGCGCTCCGTCGCGATGGCGCTCGGCGGCTGGAAAACCGAATCGATGTACCGCCGATATGCCATCGCGAGCGAGGCTGACTTGCGTGAAGCCGCCCGCCTGCTCGGTGGTTTGGGCACAATTTCGGGCACAGTCGAGGCTTCCAATGCGCGCAAGTCTCTGTAA
- a CDS encoding ubiquinol-cytochrome c reductase iron-sulfur subunit — translation MASETLESGRGEASSPERRRFLARLSITLSAIAAAIVGVPVVGFILGPLLAPEEPIWRAVGPVANFEVGTTVKVTFLDPSPMAWAGVTALTAAWLRRVDAERFIAFAVNCSHLGCPVRWLAKAKLFMCPCHGGVYYADGSVAAGPPPRPLFRYPVRVRNGVVEIQASAVPIE, via the coding sequence ATGGCGAGTGAAACGCTGGAGTCGGGTCGCGGTGAGGCGTCGAGCCCCGAGCGCCGCCGCTTCCTTGCGCGGCTGAGCATCACGCTCTCCGCGATCGCCGCCGCGATCGTCGGTGTCCCGGTCGTCGGTTTCATTCTCGGGCCGCTGCTTGCGCCCGAAGAACCGATCTGGCGCGCGGTCGGCCCGGTCGCGAATTTTGAGGTCGGCACCACGGTCAAGGTCACCTTTCTCGACCCGTCGCCGATGGCGTGGGCGGGAGTTACCGCGCTGACTGCGGCCTGGCTGCGTCGGGTGGACGCCGAGCGCTTCATCGCCTTTGCCGTCAACTGCTCGCATCTGGGATGCCCGGTGCGATGGCTGGCCAAGGCCAAGCTCTTCATGTGTCCGTGCCATGGCGGCGTTTACTACGCTGACGGCAGCGTCGCCGCAGGGCCGCCGCCGCGGCCGCTCTTCCGCTACCCGGTGCGGGTGCGCAATGGCGTGGTCGAGATCCAGGCGAGCGCGGTGCCGATCGAGTAG